The following proteins are encoded in a genomic region of Ornithodoros turicata isolate Travis chromosome 6, ASM3712646v1, whole genome shotgun sequence:
- the LOC135396423 gene encoding transcription termination factor, mitochondrial-like produces the protein MLIKIIRRAPLVSLFRFYSELTAVPNALSDDSEVESLCSRHPELRGWNSSQLRAALKGAKLRDISTAHIVQHPWLLAEQSVERKLHLIGESTSWRPTEESLAVLALPETLVAYVARRLGPKPWKHVAERAQFLSEELAVSYGQVLSLFRRHLCLLTQDTGRLKRVLSLLREGQVPPDAILRDLWVFRHNETLMESRLKRALKVGLLPVRPWMLRCPEETFEAHLRRWEARADVLWPHADTITYLAERLDCSRSHVRFLAQKNPRLLTINAPKLQQLLDFLFANGYGPVQVSLFPRVLSCSLERLHRRIALLKDYGIQQPPLHMMAATEKEFERACRRIMRVPKC, from the coding sequence ATGCTGATAAAAATTATACGACGAGCGCCACTGGTGTCTCTTTTTCGATTTTACTCAGAACTGACGGCAGTGCCAAACGCTCTATCTGACGACTCTGAAGTGGAAAGCTTGTGTTCTCGTCATCCAGAGCTCAGAGGGTGGAACTCAAGTCAACTTCGTGCCGCACTCAAAGGCGCTAAACTTCGTGACATTTCAACCGCTCACATAGTGCAACACCCCTGGCTGCTTGCCGAACAGAGCGTCGAGCGTAAGCTACACCTCATCGGGGAGAGCACGTCGTGGAGACCGACAGAGGAATCTCTAGCCGTACTGGCCCTGCCGGAGACACTTGTGGCGTACGTGGCGCGGCGGTTGGGACCGAAGCCGTGGAAACACGTAGCCGAGCGAGCCCAGTTTCTCTCTGAAGAGCTGGCTGTCTCGTATGGTCAGGTCTTGTCGCTTTTCCGCCGCCACCTTTGTCTCTTAACGCAGGATACGGGACGACTTAAACGTGTGTTGTCACTGTTGCGCGAAGGACAAGTACCTCCAGATGCTATTCTGCGAGACCTGTGGGTATTTCGTCACAATGAAACCTTGATGGAAAGTCGTCTGAAACGGGCTCTGAAAGTAGGCTTGTTGCCAGTGAGACCGTGGATGCTACGCTGTCCCGAGGAAACTTTCGAAGCACATTTAAGACGTTGGGAGGCACGTGCAGACGTCCTTTGGCCACATGCAGACACAATCACATATTTAGCGGAACGGCTCGACTGTAGTCGCAGTCATGTACGCTTTCTCGCACAAAAGAACCCACGTCTCCTCACAATCAATGCCCCTAAGCTACAACAACTCTTAGATTTCTTATTTGCAAATGGTTACGGCCCTGTCCAGGTGAGCCTCTTCCCACGAGTGCTTAGCTGTAGCCTGGAACGTCTGCACAGAAGGATCGCACTTTTGAAGGACTATGGTATCCAGCAGCCCCCCTTGCACATGATGGCTGCCACGGAGAAGGAGTTTGAACGTGCCTGCAGACGTATCATGCGAGTTCCAAAGTGCTAA